The Anabaena sp. WA102 genome contains a region encoding:
- a CDS encoding leucyl aminopeptidase, translating to MTIQLTNTGLLDWTGDTLAFGLFEDAVELTGDLVNLNDKFAGILKEVIAEEEFTGKANSTVVIRLGGTGPVKKVIVVGLGKPDALKLDSLRRVAATIAKTAKKQKTKTLGISLPLWNNDPATTAQALTEGIELALYQDIRFKSEPEDKNPNIETIDLLGLAGQEAAITCANQIVSGVILARQLVAAPANAVTSITMAETAQAIAHEHELELEILEQEECEKLGMGAFLGVAQASDLPPKFIHLIYKPAGTPKRKLAIIGKGVTFDSGGLNIKGAGSGIETMKMDMGGAAATLGAAKAIGQLKPDVEVHFISAVTENMISGKAMHPGDILTASNGKTIEVNNTDAEGRLTLADALVYADKLGVDAIVDLATLTGACVVALGEDIAGLFTPDDAVASQLQTAADNAGEKIWRMPMEDKYFDGLKSGIADMKNTGPRYGGSITAALFLKQFVKDTPWAHLDIAGPVWADKEHGYNGAGATGFGVRTLVSWVLS from the coding sequence ATGACGATTCAACTTACAAATACAGGATTATTAGATTGGACTGGTGATACTTTAGCCTTTGGTCTATTTGAAGATGCAGTGGAGTTAACTGGTGATCTGGTCAACTTAAATGATAAATTTGCGGGAATTTTAAAGGAAGTAATTGCCGAGGAAGAGTTTACAGGTAAGGCAAATAGCACCGTTGTCATTCGTTTAGGTGGGACTGGTCCAGTGAAGAAGGTGATTGTGGTTGGTTTAGGGAAACCAGACGCACTAAAATTAGACAGTTTACGCCGTGTAGCCGCGACTATAGCCAAAACCGCCAAAAAGCAAAAAACCAAGACTTTGGGCATCAGTTTACCACTGTGGAATAATGACCCAGCCACCACAGCCCAAGCACTAACTGAGGGCATAGAATTGGCACTTTACCAAGATATTCGCTTTAAATCCGAGCCAGAAGATAAAAATCCCAATATCGAAACCATTGATTTACTTGGTTTAGCTGGACAAGAAGCGGCTATTACCTGCGCTAATCAAATTGTTTCTGGCGTGATTTTGGCGAGACAGTTGGTAGCAGCCCCAGCGAATGCGGTTACATCTATTACTATGGCAGAAACTGCTCAAGCGATCGCTCACGAACACGAGTTAGAACTGGAAATTCTCGAACAGGAAGAATGCGAAAAACTAGGCATGGGGGCATTTTTGGGAGTCGCCCAAGCTTCTGATTTACCACCAAAATTCATTCACCTCATCTATAAACCAGCCGGTACACCTAAGCGGAAACTGGCAATTATCGGAAAAGGTGTAACTTTTGATTCCGGTGGATTGAACATTAAAGGGGCTGGTAGCGGCATTGAAACCATGAAAATGGATATGGGTGGTGCAGCCGCAACTTTAGGTGCAGCCAAAGCCATTGGGCAGTTAAAACCAGATGTAGAAGTTCACTTTATCTCCGCCGTTACTGAAAACATGATTAGCGGTAAGGCTATGCACCCTGGAGACATCTTAACTGCATCAAATGGCAAAACAATCGAAGTTAATAACACCGATGCTGAAGGGCGGTTAACCTTGGCTGATGCCTTGGTTTATGCTGATAAATTGGGTGTAGATGCGATCGTTGATTTAGCTACCCTTACAGGTGCTTGTGTGGTGGCTTTGGGCGAAGATATCGCGGGTTTATTTACACCAGATGACGCGGTAGCTTCCCAACTACAAACCGCCGCTGACAATGCTGGTGAGAAAATTTGGCGGATGCCGATGGAAGATAAATATTTTGACGGGTTAAAATCGGGTATTGCTGACATGAAAAATACCGGACCCCGTTATGGCGGTTCTATTACTGCGGCTTTATTCCTGAAGCAGTTTGTTAAGGATACTCCTTGGGCGCATTTAGATATTGCTGGACCAGTTTGGGCTGATAAGGAACATGGCTACAATGGTGCTGGGGCAACTGGTTTTGGTGTGAGAACACTGGTTAGCTGGGTTTTGAGTTAA
- a CDS encoding acyl-CoA thioesterase — MPKEINQPQLPPTSAIDSVTNVAFENWFEYPVRAQPHHTDYAGIVWHGTYLTWMEEARVECLRSIGIEFADLVALGCDLPVVELSIRYHQSVKLGMPVLVRTRMAEVTGVRMNWDYTLVSPDGQDLYITALVTLVALDREKGKIMRQLPPAFQDALAKISGSRKIR, encoded by the coding sequence ATGCCTAAAGAAATCAATCAGCCCCAATTACCACCCACCAGCGCTATTGACAGTGTGACTAATGTTGCATTTGAAAATTGGTTTGAATATCCAGTTCGGGCCCAACCTCACCACACTGATTACGCAGGTATAGTTTGGCATGGTACTTATTTAACATGGATGGAAGAAGCACGGGTAGAATGCTTACGCTCTATAGGCATTGAATTTGCTGATTTAGTAGCTTTAGGTTGTGATTTACCTGTTGTAGAATTGTCAATTCGTTATCATCAGTCGGTGAAATTAGGAATGCCAGTCCTAGTAAGAACACGGATGGCTGAGGTAACGGGAGTGCGAATGAACTGGGACTACACCCTTGTTTCTCCTGATGGTCAGGATTTATATATTACTGCTCTGGTAACGTTAGTAGCTTTGGATCGAGAAAAAGGTAAAATTATGCGTCAGTTACCACCCGCGTTTCAAGATGCTTTGGCGAAAATTTCCGGTTCTCGGAAGATTAGGTAA
- a CDS encoding cobalt-precorrin-6A reductase: MLRVLILGGIGDAVELAAKVANIPGIEAIASLAGRTRKPANLVGNVRIGGFGGVPGLVGYLREMQIDILIDATHPFANQISENAAAATQEIGIPRLMVIRPPWEKLGDDCWLEVENNLAAAAVLANQAKRVFLTIGRQEIATFANSQGIWFLMRMIDPPNTDVIIPPGLILCDRGPFTLENEQEILLKYNIDTIVSKNSGGSATYPKIIAARKLGIKVVMVNRPPVPPGEQVPDVDSACKWLFDKLDIL; this comes from the coding sequence ATGTTGCGGGTTTTAATTCTCGGTGGAATTGGTGATGCAGTGGAATTGGCTGCTAAGGTAGCAAATATTCCTGGTATTGAGGCGATCGCTTCTTTAGCCGGTCGAACTCGTAAACCTGCTAATCTTGTTGGTAATGTGCGGATTGGCGGTTTTGGTGGTGTCCCAGGATTGGTTGGTTATTTGCGAGAAATGCAAATTGATATATTAATTGATGCTACTCATCCTTTCGCTAATCAGATTTCTGAAAATGCCGCCGCAGCGACACAGGAAATAGGTATTCCGCGATTAATGGTAATTCGTCCACCTTGGGAAAAATTAGGAGATGATTGCTGGTTAGAAGTAGAAAATAATCTCGCTGCTGCTGCTGTGTTAGCAAATCAAGCTAAACGAGTATTTTTAACAATTGGTAGACAAGAAATTGCGACTTTTGCAAATTCACAGGGAATTTGGTTTTTAATGCGGATGATTGATCCACCAAATACTGATGTTATCATTCCACCTGGATTAATTTTATGCGATCGCGGTCCCTTTACTTTAGAAAACGAACAGGAAATTTTACTCAAATATAATATAGATACCATTGTTAGTAAAAATAGCGGTGGTAGTGCCACCTATCCCAAAATTATCGCTGCTAGGAAACTCGGAATTAAGGTTGTGATGGTAAATCGTCCACCTGTACCCCCAGGAGAACAAGTTCCAGACGTGGATAGTGCGTGTAAATGGTTGTTTGACAAGTTGGATATTTTATAA
- a CDS encoding Uma2 family endonuclease has translation MVIKKPDINNTPQNLILPLESGDRLSRHEFERRYTESLHVKKAELIEGVVYVASPLRFQRHAEPHAKLVIWLGNYQIATPGVKLGIEPTIRLDQDNEPQPDGILFIDQSLGGKSRITADDYIEGSPELVAEIAASSAAYDLHDKKKAYRRNGIQEYIVWQSLEKKLNWFQLHESEYISLEPDANGVIKSQVMPGLWLAVPALLSGDMTQVLAVLQAGLNSPEHAEFLQNR, from the coding sequence ATGGTGATTAAGAAACCAGATATTAACAATACTCCTCAAAATCTGATTTTACCTTTAGAAAGTGGCGATCGCCTATCACGCCACGAATTTGAACGTCGTTATACAGAAAGTCTCCATGTTAAAAAAGCCGAATTAATCGAAGGAGTAGTTTACGTGGCATCACCCTTACGCTTTCAACGTCATGCAGAACCCCATGCAAAACTGGTAATTTGGTTAGGGAATTATCAAATTGCTACACCCGGTGTCAAGTTAGGTATTGAACCCACAATTAGATTAGATCAAGATAACGAACCCCAACCCGATGGAATTCTATTCATTGATCAAAGTTTAGGAGGAAAGTCCCGCATTACAGCAGATGACTATATTGAAGGTTCACCAGAATTAGTTGCCGAAATTGCTGCTAGTAGTGCAGCTTATGATTTGCATGATAAAAAAAAGGCTTATCGTCGCAACGGTATTCAAGAATATATTGTTTGGCAAAGTTTAGAAAAAAAACTAAATTGGTTTCAATTACATGAAAGTGAATATATCTCTCTTGAACCCGATGCTAATGGTGTTATCAAAAGTCAAGTTATGCCAGGTTTATGGTTAGCAGTGCCAGCATTATTGTCAGGTGACATGACTCAGGTTTTAGCAGTTTTACAAGCCGGATTAAATTCACCTGAACACGCGGAATTTTTACAAAATAGATAA
- a CDS encoding alfin translates to MINYQPTVEERYDWTLEFARRLDAWLAAIILYAVSLYQQEDKLQVFNIINSMDSISDVCIDWEFDQHECQLNWE, encoded by the coding sequence GTGATTAATTATCAACCTACTGTTGAAGAAAGATATGATTGGACACTTGAATTTGCTAGACGACTTGATGCTTGGTTAGCTGCTATTATTTTATATGCTGTTAGCTTATATCAACAAGAAGATAAACTTCAAGTTTTTAATATAATAAATTCGATGGACTCCATATCTGATGTATGTATTGATTGGGAATTTGATCAACATGAATGTCAATTAAACTGGGAATAA
- a CDS encoding DNA adenine methylase yields the protein MVSVNPLVKPFVKWAGGKRQLVPTILANHLPKNYNLQTYYEPFIGGGALLFSLQPKKAVINDSNAELINCYKIIKNSLDELIEDLKNHKNNEYYYYDIRDWDREKNFKSKTEVQRASRIIFLNKTCYNGLFRVNSQGQFNVPFGKYKNPNILDIAVLKAVNKYLNENQVRILNSDFQEAVKDAKRGDFIYLDPPYDPVSETASFTGYDVNGFNKQEQRRLKEVFDDLNSRGCHILLSNACTEFIEDLYKDYLHTKISAIRAINCNGKKRGKVDEILVKNYE from the coding sequence ATGGTATCAGTTAATCCGTTAGTCAAACCCTTTGTAAAGTGGGCAGGAGGAAAAAGACAGCTTGTGCCGACAATTCTAGCCAATCACCTGCCTAAAAATTATAATCTTCAAACCTACTACGAGCCTTTTATTGGTGGTGGTGCGCTTTTGTTTAGTTTGCAACCTAAAAAAGCTGTCATTAATGACAGTAATGCTGAATTGATAAATTGTTACAAAATAATTAAAAATTCTTTAGATGAACTAATTGAGGATTTAAAAAATCACAAAAATAATGAATATTATTATTATGATATTAGAGACTGGGATCGAGAAAAGAATTTCAAGTCTAAAACAGAAGTTCAACGAGCATCCAGGATTATTTTCTTAAATAAAACTTGTTATAATGGGTTATTTAGAGTTAATTCTCAAGGTCAATTTAATGTACCTTTTGGCAAATATAAAAATCCAAATATTTTAGATATAGCTGTTTTAAAAGCAGTTAATAAATATTTAAATGAAAATCAAGTTAGAATATTAAACTCTGATTTTCAAGAAGCTGTTAAAGATGCCAAACGAGGAGATTTTATATATCTCGATCCTCCTTATGATCCAGTTTCCGAAACTGCTTCTTTTACTGGCTACGATGTTAACGGTTTCAATAAACAGGAACAGAGAAGATTAAAAGAGGTATTTGATGATCTAAACAGTAGGGGTTGTCATATTTTACTAAGTAATGCTTGTACAGAATTTATCGAAGACCTCTATAAAGATTATCTGCACACAAAAATCTCAGCTATAAGAGCGATAAATTGTAATGGTAAAAAAAGAGGTAAAGTGGATGAGATTTTAGTAAAAAACTATGAGTGA
- a CDS encoding type II restriction enzyme, with translation MSDKNTKNDIAWEALFEKYSILEKINEIGYFEIESNSINEFRESRLMAKFDHYHTLPKIFKQHKLSILPISRNKYIIGRFDTYLNVDYDACLEPTPVDFPSSIESIDYCNLFSESAALSCAFNIDIIDDLINSNGEVFKQTVYGRMSTGKFNFFIKDKVDNKQYQIEVDNSQCEIDAGFESENYFVLVEAKLYDVDNFLIRQLYYPYQLWSNKIRTKEVIPVLMTYSNSSNIFSFFIYKFENLLDYNSIKLVEQKNYVIAPEIITHDDVSEVFKSITIAPEPTDIPFPQANTFARIIDLLTILLNKELTKEEITANYQFNQRQTTYYTDAARYLGFVEKYKDINTKEINFKLSDESTDYLKKRHKIKILYFIRKILQYQVFYKTSSTVRRWIAWILSMISDE, from the coding sequence ATGAGTGATAAAAATACTAAAAATGATATTGCTTGGGAAGCACTATTTGAAAAATACTCTATTTTGGAAAAAATAAATGAAATAGGATACTTTGAGATAGAGTCCAATAGTATTAATGAATTCAGAGAAAGTAGGTTAATGGCAAAGTTTGATCATTATCATACTTTGCCTAAAATCTTTAAACAACATAAGCTGTCTATATTACCTATTTCCAGAAATAAATATATAATAGGCAGATTTGATACTTATTTAAATGTTGATTATGACGCTTGTTTAGAACCTACTCCTGTTGATTTTCCTTCCAGTATAGAAAGTATAGATTATTGTAATCTCTTTTCAGAAAGTGCAGCTTTAAGTTGTGCTTTCAATATAGATATTATAGATGATTTAATTAATAGTAATGGAGAAGTTTTTAAACAAACTGTTTATGGTCGAATGTCTACAGGTAAGTTTAATTTTTTTATAAAAGATAAAGTAGATAATAAACAGTATCAAATTGAAGTTGATAACTCTCAGTGTGAAATAGATGCAGGGTTTGAGAGTGAAAATTATTTTGTATTAGTGGAAGCTAAATTATATGATGTGGATAATTTTTTAATTAGGCAGCTTTATTATCCATATCAACTATGGTCTAATAAAATTAGAACAAAAGAGGTAATTCCAGTTTTAATGACTTACTCTAATTCTAGTAATATATTTAGCTTCTTTATATACAAATTTGAGAATTTATTAGATTACAATTCTATAAAGTTAGTAGAGCAAAAAAATTATGTTATAGCACCCGAAATAATAACTCATGATGATGTATCTGAAGTATTTAAATCTATTACGATAGCCCCTGAACCAACAGATATTCCATTTCCACAAGCAAATACATTTGCAAGAATTATAGATTTACTAACAATTTTGTTAAATAAAGAGCTTACAAAGGAAGAGATTACAGCAAATTATCAATTTAATCAACGACAGACTACTTATTATACTGATGCTGCTAGATATCTTGGATTTGTTGAAAAATATAAAGACATAAATACTAAAGAAATCAACTTTAAGTTAAGTGATGAAAGCACAGATTATTTAAAAAAAAGGCATAAAATAAAAATATTATATTTTATTAGAAAAATTTTACAATATCAGGTTTTTTATAAAACTTCTAGCACAGTTAGACGATGGATAGCATGGATATTAAGTATGATTTCTGATGAGTAA
- the dnaX gene encoding DNA polymerase III subunit gamma/tau, whose product MSYEPLHHKYRPKSFAELVGQEAIATTLTNAILSAKIAPAYLFTGPRGTGKTSSARILAKSLNCLQGNQPTPQPCGVCEICQGITKGYSTDVIEIDAASNTGVDNIRELIERAQFAPMQCRYKVYVIDECLTGDSLILTNTGLVRIDNPNIKGQKVLSYNESSKKWEFKKVVRWLDQGEKQTLVIKTTHREIKCTSNHLIRTDQGWIAAKDVKEGMKILSPVNVDAARSFTNLEKVESVHLAGVERVYDLEVEDNHNFVANGLLVHNCHMLSTAAFNALLKTLEEPPKYVVFVLATTDPQRVLPTIISRCQRFDFRRIQLEAMVKHLTHIADKESINISHDSLTLVGQIAQGGLRDAESLLDQLALVAGEVTPDKVWDLVGSVSEKDLFGLLEAIAQDQAEIVLDTTRKILDRGREPLIILQNLAAFYRDFLIAKTAPNRQDLVACTQSTWTSLVEFAQKFDISTILLGQQHLRTAEVQLKNTTQPRLWLEVTLLGLLPSANIQIPTANIPPRINTTATPTYPPVAAPPAYPPTNHNPSVNFAPPTSEPLPPPPPTNYQTAAVQPPGEGSQYDLTQLWQQVRGHIQQLPTQALLGQMCHLMEFNGHTARVGVKAVWYDKVKSYLPIITTAFRQTFQQEIQVTLEKATTANATSTRRNPPPQTSPPVQQPPQQTYQQTPEPQPTPQPVATVSTPSPTPVQIEPVVTNTAPVQTLSPPPVSPSPSNWDHDGVVKAAESLAKFFSGEIIRMTDDSFQLSDSVSSAETPEIYESYVDDEYN is encoded by the coding sequence ATGTCTTACGAACCACTGCACCATAAGTATCGGCCAAAGAGCTTCGCTGAACTAGTGGGTCAAGAGGCGATCGCTACTACCCTAACAAATGCCATCCTCTCAGCGAAAATCGCCCCTGCCTATTTGTTCACTGGCCCCAGAGGTACAGGAAAAACTTCCAGTGCGAGAATTCTCGCCAAATCTCTCAATTGTCTCCAAGGCAACCAGCCAACCCCCCAACCCTGCGGCGTTTGTGAAATCTGTCAGGGTATTACTAAAGGCTATTCTACTGATGTTATTGAAATTGACGCTGCTAGTAATACTGGTGTTGATAATATCCGGGAACTGATTGAACGGGCGCAGTTTGCCCCGATGCAGTGCCGTTATAAAGTATATGTGATTGATGAATGTCTAACAGGAGATTCTTTAATTCTCACTAATACCGGACTTGTTCGCATTGACAACCCGAATATTAAAGGACAAAAAGTTCTTAGTTACAATGAATCCTCTAAAAAATGGGAATTTAAAAAAGTTGTCCGTTGGTTAGATCAAGGGGAAAAGCAAACTTTAGTTATCAAAACAACTCACAGAGAAATTAAGTGTACAAGTAATCATTTAATCAGGACTGATCAGGGATGGATAGCAGCCAAAGACGTAAAAGAAGGAATGAAGATACTATCCCCTGTGAATGTGGATGCGGCACGCTCATTTACAAATTTGGAAAAGGTAGAATCTGTTCACCTCGCTGGAGTTGAGCGAGTTTATGATCTGGAAGTTGAGGATAATCATAACTTTGTAGCTAATGGATTACTAGTACATAACTGTCATATGCTAAGTACCGCAGCGTTTAATGCGTTACTTAAAACCCTAGAAGAACCACCTAAGTACGTTGTTTTTGTTCTGGCGACAACAGACCCACAAAGGGTATTACCAACAATTATTTCTCGTTGTCAAAGGTTTGATTTTCGACGGATTCAGTTAGAGGCAATGGTAAAACATTTAACACATATTGCCGATAAAGAAAGTATTAATATTTCCCATGATTCCCTGACTTTAGTGGGACAAATTGCCCAAGGGGGATTAAGAGATGCAGAAAGTTTATTAGATCAATTAGCTTTAGTCGCTGGGGAAGTGACACCGGATAAAGTTTGGGATTTGGTGGGTTCAGTCAGCGAAAAAGACCTATTTGGATTGTTAGAAGCGATCGCTCAAGATCAAGCAGAAATAGTCCTAGACACTACCCGGAAAATCCTCGATAGAGGACGAGAACCCCTAATTATTCTCCAAAATCTCGCCGCTTTTTATCGAGATTTTCTCATCGCTAAAACTGCCCCCAATCGTCAAGATTTAGTGGCTTGTACTCAGTCAACTTGGACATCATTAGTTGAATTTGCCCAAAAATTTGACATCAGTACCATCTTGCTAGGACAACAACACCTGAGAACAGCCGAAGTCCAACTAAAAAACACCACTCAACCCCGGTTATGGTTAGAAGTAACATTACTGGGATTATTACCCAGTGCCAATATTCAAATCCCAACTGCAAATATCCCGCCAAGAATCAATACAACCGCAACCCCAACCTATCCACCCGTTGCTGCACCACCAGCATATCCACCCACAAATCATAATCCATCTGTTAATTTCGCACCACCAACATCAGAACCTCTACCTCCACCACCACCTACCAACTATCAAACAGCAGCAGTACAACCACCAGGAGAAGGTTCACAATACGATTTAACTCAACTTTGGCAACAAGTTCGTGGACATATTCAACAGTTACCCACACAAGCATTACTGGGTCAAATGTGCCATTTAATGGAATTTAATGGTCATACTGCCCGTGTAGGTGTAAAAGCGGTTTGGTATGACAAAGTGAAATCTTATTTACCTATTATCACCACAGCCTTTAGACAAACTTTCCAGCAAGAAATTCAAGTTACTTTAGAAAAAGCTACCACTGCAAACGCCACATCTACCAGAAGAAATCCACCACCACAAACTTCTCCTCCAGTTCAACAACCACCCCAACAAACATATCAACAAACACCAGAACCACAACCCACACCACAACCAGTAGCTACAGTATCCACGCCATCACCTACACCAGTCCAAATTGAGCCTGTTGTTACCAATACAGCACCAGTACAAACTCTTTCTCCGCCACCGGTGTCACCATCTCCATCAAATTGGGATCATGATGGAGTCGTTAAAGCTGCGGAAAGTTTAGCCAAATTCTTTTCGGGAGAAATTATTCGGATGACAGATGACAGTTTCCAACTATCGGACTCTGTTAGTTCCGCAGAAACACCGGAGATATATGAATCCTATGTTGATGATGAATATAATTAA
- a CDS encoding NAD(P)/FAD-dependent oxidoreductase, which yields MQELLYLEIPTPDTVSVSKWLQTDFVVENGQKLITPDGLRLRGAVQSTTSGDVELSIFVWSVQRTTYLKVFRWGDEPFPGERGILQSLTQEIRGRFPNCYPELPVIDAQNSIFAELEPYYPLTVKYFQKMSNGEYHLNRAYWWEQRWREGVRNPQKPRQVVFYQGNSQETSPVLSPAASPEYDLIYIGGALGSIHAAVMAKLGYKVLLVERLPFGKMNREWNISRDEIQSLINLGLLTNAELAEIISREYKDGFNKFFDGNNPAKLKSPVLHTPTVLNIALDSERLLALCGEKLQAAGGDIWDETEFSQVNISSTQVAINVKHLPTGNERQVSGRLLIDAMGTASPIAWQLNGGRAFDSVCPTVGAVIEKGFEPGVWDSEYGDVLYSHGDISRGRQLIWELFPGVGEELTIYLFHYHEVNEQNPGSLLEMYEDFFTILPEYRRCDLDKLVWRKPTFGYIPGHFSVDSSDRTIAVDRLISIGDAASLQSPLVFTGFGSLVRNLDRLTTLLNIALKHDLLSQQHLNKIRAYQSNVAVMWLFSKGMMVPTGKFIAPQMINAMLNTFFGLLTDETPEVTDNFIKDRCDWFTFNRLALKAALKNPALLLWIWQLAGWRDLLRWLGNYVSFARHALVSLILGTWFPKFLKWNQSWLENRFPGLWLQLLVINYAISTGRPRLPPVLR from the coding sequence ATGCAAGAACTTCTTTATTTAGAAATTCCTACGCCCGATACAGTATCCGTTAGCAAATGGCTACAAACAGATTTTGTTGTTGAAAATGGGCAAAAATTAATTACCCCAGATGGTTTGCGGTTGAGAGGCGCGGTTCAAAGTACCACTTCTGGTGATGTAGAACTGTCTATATTTGTGTGGTCGGTGCAGCGAACAACTTATCTCAAGGTATTCCGTTGGGGAGATGAACCTTTTCCAGGGGAGAGAGGTATTCTCCAATCTCTGACACAGGAAATTAGAGGTCGCTTTCCTAATTGCTACCCGGAACTACCTGTCATTGATGCCCAAAATTCAATTTTCGCAGAGCTAGAACCTTATTATCCCTTAACTGTTAAGTATTTTCAGAAAATGTCTAATGGGGAATATCACCTCAACCGGGCTTACTGGTGGGAACAACGGTGGCGCGAAGGGGTAAGAAATCCGCAAAAGCCCCGTCAAGTGGTATTTTATCAAGGGAATAGCCAGGAAACATCACCTGTTCTTTCTCCTGCTGCTAGTCCTGAGTATGACCTAATTTATATTGGTGGTGCTTTGGGGTCAATTCATGCCGCAGTCATGGCTAAATTGGGCTATAAGGTGCTATTGGTGGAAAGATTACCTTTTGGTAAAATGAACAGAGAATGGAATATTTCTCGTGATGAGATCCAAAGTTTAATCAATTTGGGTTTGTTAACAAATGCTGAATTAGCAGAAATTATTTCTAGGGAGTATAAGGACGGTTTTAATAAGTTTTTTGATGGGAATAATCCTGCTAAGTTAAAATCCCCTGTTCTCCACACTCCTACTGTTCTGAATATAGCTTTAGATTCAGAAAGGTTACTGGCATTATGTGGAGAAAAACTTCAAGCTGCTGGTGGTGATATTTGGGACGAAACGGAGTTTTCCCAGGTGAATATTAGTTCTACACAAGTTGCTATTAATGTCAAACATTTGCCTACTGGAAATGAACGGCAAGTGAGTGGAAGGTTGTTGATAGATGCAATGGGAACGGCTTCACCGATTGCTTGGCAATTAAATGGTGGTCGGGCTTTTGATAGTGTGTGTCCAACGGTGGGAGCGGTGATTGAAAAGGGCTTTGAACCTGGGGTTTGGGATTCTGAATATGGGGATGTTCTCTATAGTCATGGGGATATTTCTAGGGGACGACAATTGATTTGGGAGTTGTTTCCTGGGGTTGGGGAAGAGTTGACGATTTATCTGTTTCACTATCATGAGGTGAATGAGCAAAATCCCGGTTCTCTGTTGGAAATGTATGAGGATTTTTTCACAATTTTGCCAGAGTATCGGCGTTGTGATTTGGATAAATTAGTGTGGAGGAAACCCACTTTTGGCTATATACCGGGACATTTTAGTGTAGATAGTAGCGATCGCACTATTGCAGTTGATAGATTAATTTCCATTGGTGATGCTGCTTCTTTGCAGTCTCCTCTAGTTTTTACTGGTTTTGGTTCTTTAGTCCGCAATTTAGACCGATTAACTACTCTGTTAAATATCGCGCTCAAACATGATTTATTAAGTCAGCAACACTTAAATAAAATTCGGGCTTACCAAAGTAATGTGGCGGTAATGTGGTTGTTTTCTAAGGGAATGATGGTTCCCACGGGCAAATTTATCGCCCCCCAAATGATAAATGCGATGCTGAATACTTTCTTTGGGTTATTAACAGATGAAACCCCGGAAGTTACAGATAATTTCATTAAAGATCGTTGTGATTGGTTCACTTTTAACCGTCTAGCTTTGAAAGCAGCCCTGAAAAATCCGGCTTTATTATTGTGGATTTGGCAATTAGCTGGTTGGCGAGATTTATTACGTTGGCTGGGTAATTATGTTAGCTTTGCTCGTCATGCTTTAGTCAGTCTGATTTTGGGGACATGGTTTCCAAAATTCTTAAAATGGAATCAATCTTGGTTAGAAAATCGCTTTCCAGGATTATGGTTACAATTGTTAGTAATTAACTATGCAATTTCTACTGGTAGACCACGATTACCGCCAGTGTTGCGTTAG